A DNA window from Kitasatospora atroaurantiaca contains the following coding sequences:
- a CDS encoding TAXI family TRAP transporter solute-binding subunit, with product MTSAPTALLRAAARSRLCRAAAALLLVAGAFGGWWLSSPDTAGYPKGESGFATGVPRGVYDKYGQLLREYLGTSMPGVRLRLDNSQGSVDNLERVASGQDSFAIATADAVATYPGPGKDRLRAIARLYDDYLQLVVPAGSPVKRAADLKGLRVGVGQSKSGVNLVTKRLLALAGLDPDRDVTASMLGVGDAADQLRAGKLDAFFWSGGLPTAALTDLSEQFPIRIVPLGDLAEAVHLREGGGTDAYRAATIPADAYPQAHPIATAVATLAVPNLLVTRDDVDPLLVQGMTRAVIDSRDLIGARVHAAQLVDLRTAVYTDPLPLHEGARRYYTSVKP from the coding sequence ATGACTTCCGCCCCGACCGCCCTGCTGCGCGCGGCGGCCCGCAGCAGACTCTGCCGCGCGGCCGCCGCGTTGCTGCTGGTGGCCGGGGCTTTCGGCGGCTGGTGGCTCTCCTCGCCCGACACCGCCGGCTACCCCAAGGGCGAGAGCGGGTTCGCCACCGGTGTGCCGCGCGGGGTGTACGACAAGTACGGGCAGCTGCTGCGCGAGTACCTCGGCACCTCGATGCCCGGGGTCCGGCTGCGGCTCGACAACTCCCAGGGGTCGGTCGACAACCTGGAGCGGGTGGCCTCCGGCCAGGACTCCTTCGCGATAGCGACCGCCGACGCCGTCGCCACCTACCCGGGGCCGGGCAAGGACCGGCTGCGGGCGATCGCCCGGCTGTACGACGACTACCTGCAGCTGGTCGTCCCGGCCGGCTCACCGGTCAAGCGTGCGGCGGACCTCAAGGGTCTGCGGGTCGGCGTCGGCCAGAGCAAGTCCGGCGTGAACCTGGTGACCAAGCGCCTGCTCGCGCTGGCCGGGCTGGACCCGGACCGGGACGTCACCGCCTCGATGCTGGGCGTCGGCGACGCCGCCGACCAGCTGCGCGCGGGGAAGCTGGACGCCTTCTTCTGGTCGGGCGGCCTGCCGACCGCGGCGCTGACCGACCTCTCCGAGCAGTTCCCGATCCGGATCGTGCCGCTGGGCGACCTCGCCGAGGCGGTCCACCTTCGGGAGGGCGGCGGCACCGACGCGTACCGGGCCGCGACCATCCCCGCCGACGCGTACCCGCAGGCGCACCCGATCGCTACGGCGGTGGCCACCCTTGCCGTCCCGAACCTGCTGGTCACCCGCGACGACGTCGACCCGCTGCTGGTGCAGGGCATGACCCGGGCCGTGATCGACAGCCGCGACCTGATCGGCGCCCGCGTCCACGCGGCCCAACTGGTGGACCTCCGCACGGCCGTCTACACCGACCCGCTCCCCCTCCACGAGGGCGCCCGCCGCTACTACACCTCCGTGAAGCCGTAG
- the miaB gene encoding tRNA (N6-isopentenyl adenosine(37)-C2)-methylthiotransferase MiaB: MGTSQDSKSYKVVTYGCQMNVHDSERLSGLLEDAGYVKAAQDGDPDLVVFNTCAVRENADNKLYGNLGQLAPAKTRNKGMQIAVGGCLAQKDRDTIVRKAPWVDVVFGTHNIGHLPALLERARVEQQAQVEILESLETFPSTLPTRRESAYAAWVAISVGCNNTCTFCIVPALRGKEEDRRPGDVLAEIEALVDEGVIEVTLLGQNVNAYGSDLGDREAFSKLLRAAGQIEGLERIRFTSPHPRDFTDDVIAAMAETPNVMHQLHMPLQSGSDTVLRAMKRSYRQQRFLGIINKVRAAMPDAAISTDIIVGFPGETEEDFEQTMHVVREARFTNAFTFQYSKRPGTPAAEMENQIPKAVVQERYNRLIALQEEISWEENKKQVGRTLEILVAEGEGKKDDRTDRLSGRAPDNRLVHFTRPTEPVRPGDTVTVEITYAAPHHLLAEGPTLAVRRTRAGDAWEKRQAAPAAKPAGVMLGLPTIGAPAPLPAAAGGDCCGA, translated from the coding sequence GTGGGTACGAGCCAGGATTCCAAGAGCTACAAGGTCGTCACGTACGGCTGTCAGATGAACGTCCACGACTCCGAGCGCCTCTCCGGGCTGCTGGAGGACGCCGGATACGTGAAGGCCGCCCAGGACGGTGACCCCGACCTGGTGGTCTTCAACACCTGCGCCGTGCGCGAGAACGCCGACAACAAGCTGTACGGCAACCTCGGCCAGCTCGCACCGGCGAAGACCCGCAACAAGGGCATGCAGATCGCCGTCGGCGGCTGCCTGGCGCAGAAGGACCGCGACACCATCGTGCGCAAGGCGCCGTGGGTCGACGTGGTCTTCGGCACCCACAACATCGGGCACCTGCCCGCGCTGCTGGAGCGCGCCCGGGTCGAGCAGCAGGCCCAGGTGGAGATCCTGGAGTCGCTGGAGACCTTCCCCTCCACGCTGCCCACCCGCCGCGAGTCCGCGTACGCCGCCTGGGTCGCGATCTCGGTCGGCTGCAACAACACCTGCACCTTCTGCATCGTCCCCGCACTGCGCGGCAAGGAGGAGGACCGCCGCCCCGGCGACGTCCTCGCCGAGATCGAGGCGCTGGTCGACGAGGGCGTCATCGAGGTGACCCTGCTCGGCCAGAACGTCAACGCGTACGGCTCCGACCTGGGCGACCGCGAGGCCTTCTCCAAGCTGCTGCGTGCCGCCGGGCAGATCGAGGGCCTGGAGCGGATCCGCTTCACCTCGCCGCACCCGCGCGACTTCACCGACGACGTGATCGCCGCGATGGCCGAGACCCCGAACGTGATGCACCAGCTGCACATGCCGCTGCAGTCCGGCTCGGACACCGTGCTGCGGGCGATGAAGCGCTCGTACCGGCAGCAACGCTTCCTCGGGATCATCAACAAGGTCCGCGCGGCGATGCCCGACGCGGCGATCTCGACCGACATCATCGTGGGCTTCCCCGGCGAGACCGAGGAGGACTTCGAGCAGACCATGCACGTGGTCCGCGAGGCCCGCTTCACCAACGCCTTCACCTTCCAGTACTCCAAGCGGCCCGGGACCCCGGCGGCCGAGATGGAGAACCAGATCCCTAAGGCCGTGGTGCAGGAGCGCTACAACCGGCTGATCGCCCTCCAGGAGGAGATCTCCTGGGAGGAGAACAAGAAGCAGGTCGGCCGGACGCTGGAGATCCTGGTCGCCGAGGGCGAGGGCAAGAAGGACGACCGTACGGACCGGCTCTCCGGCCGGGCACCCGACAACCGGCTCGTGCACTTCACCCGGCCCACCGAGCCGGTCCGGCCGGGCGACACGGTGACCGTCGAGATCACCTACGCCGCGCCGCACCACCTGCTCGCCGAGGGGCCGACCCTGGCCGTCCGCCGTACGCGTGCGGGCGACGCCTGGGAGAAGCGCCAGGCTGCGCCCGCCGCCAAGCCCGCGGGCGTGATGCTCGGGCTGCCCACCATCGGTGCGCCCGCACCGCTGCCGGCCGCAGCGGGCGGCGACTGCTGCGGAGCCTGA
- a CDS encoding class III extradiol dioxygenase subunit B-like domain-containing protein: MLVAAAVCPCPPLLVPEVAAGAAPELEPLRAACAEAVGELLASGAELIVVVGTGPTPEVWTEGGAGSFHRYGVELAVRLPSGGVEGPELSPSLTVGAWLLEQAGAVLPTHACAVPADASSARMLGLGKGLADLADRVGLLVLGDGSARRSVKAPGYLDERADGYDAAAARALGAADTEALAALDPVLSAELLADGRAPWQVLAGAAQGAGLTARLRHDEAPYGVGYFVASWSLISS; this comes from the coding sequence ATGCTGGTTGCCGCTGCCGTCTGCCCCTGCCCGCCTCTGCTCGTACCCGAGGTCGCCGCCGGGGCGGCGCCCGAGCTGGAGCCGCTGCGCGCGGCCTGCGCGGAGGCGGTCGGGGAGCTGCTGGCCTCCGGCGCCGAACTGATCGTGGTGGTCGGCACCGGTCCCACCCCCGAGGTCTGGACCGAGGGCGGAGCCGGGTCGTTCCACCGGTACGGGGTCGAGCTGGCCGTCCGGCTGCCGTCGGGTGGGGTGGAGGGGCCGGAGCTGTCACCCTCGCTGACGGTCGGGGCCTGGCTGCTCGAGCAGGCCGGTGCGGTGCTGCCGACCCATGCCTGTGCGGTGCCCGCGGATGCCTCGTCCGCGCGGATGCTGGGCCTCGGCAAGGGCCTGGCCGACCTCGCCGACCGGGTCGGGCTGCTGGTGCTGGGCGACGGCAGTGCCCGCCGTTCGGTCAAGGCGCCCGGCTACCTGGACGAGCGTGCCGACGGCTATGACGCGGCGGCCGCCCGGGCCCTGGGCGCGGCCGACACGGAGGCGCTGGCGGCGCTCGACCCGGTGCTCTCGGCCGAGCTGCTCGCCGACGGCCGAGCCCCCTGGCAGGTGCTCGCGGGCGCTGCCCAGGGTGCCGGGCTGACTGCACGGCTGCGCCACGACGAGGCGCCGTACGGTGTCGGCTACTTCGTCGCCTCCTGGTCGCTGATCAGCTCGTAG
- a CDS encoding antitoxin: MSLKDTLKGKAGELKEKASELTGKHEEKIDDVVDKAGAAADKVTKHKYTEKIEHGTNKAKDAVDHFASKPKPKDEEEGPTS; the protein is encoded by the coding sequence ATGAGCCTGAAGGACACCCTCAAGGGCAAGGCCGGGGAGCTCAAGGAGAAGGCCAGCGAACTGACCGGCAAGCACGAGGAGAAGATCGACGACGTGGTGGACAAGGCAGGCGCGGCCGCGGACAAGGTCACCAAGCACAAGTACACCGAGAAGATCGAACACGGCACCAACAAGGCCAAGGACGCGGTCGACCACTTCGCCAGCAAGCCCAAGCCCAAGGACGAGGAAGAGGGCCCTACGAGCTGA
- the miaA gene encoding tRNA (adenosine(37)-N6)-dimethylallyltransferase MiaA, with translation MSSSRVPQPRVVSVVGATAAGKSDLAVAIATSLGGEVINTDSMQLYRGMDIGTAKLTLDERGGIPHHLLDIWDVTEAASVAEYQRLARAEIDRLLADGRTPVLVGGSGLYVRAAIDEMEFPGTDPAVRARLEDELAEAGSGALHLRLAALDAAAAAAILPSNGRRIVRALEVIEITGRPFTASLPGNTAVYETVQIGVQVPRPELDERITLRVDRMWEAGLLDEVRALEKLGLREGRTASRALGYQQVLAHFAGECGEEEARVETVRATKRFARRQESWFRRDDRIHWLSRPAGADPAELLARSLELIRPQI, from the coding sequence GTGAGCAGCTCCCGTGTCCCCCAGCCCCGCGTCGTCTCCGTGGTCGGCGCGACCGCCGCCGGCAAGTCCGACCTGGCCGTCGCCATCGCCACCAGCCTCGGCGGCGAGGTGATCAACACCGACTCGATGCAGCTGTACCGGGGAATGGACATCGGCACGGCCAAGCTCACCCTGGACGAGCGCGGCGGCATCCCGCACCACCTGCTGGACATCTGGGACGTCACCGAGGCGGCCAGCGTCGCCGAGTACCAGCGCCTGGCCCGCGCCGAGATCGACCGGCTGCTGGCCGACGGCCGCACCCCCGTCCTGGTCGGCGGCTCCGGCCTGTACGTGCGGGCCGCCATCGACGAGATGGAGTTCCCTGGCACTGACCCGGCCGTCCGGGCCCGCCTGGAGGACGAGCTGGCCGAGGCCGGTTCCGGTGCGCTGCACCTGCGCCTCGCCGCTCTCGACGCGGCCGCCGCCGCTGCCATCCTGCCCAGCAACGGCCGCCGGATCGTCCGTGCCCTGGAGGTCATCGAGATCACCGGCCGCCCCTTCACCGCCAGCCTCCCCGGCAACACCGCGGTGTACGAGACGGTGCAGATCGGCGTGCAGGTGCCGCGGCCCGAGCTGGACGAGCGGATCACCCTGAGGGTCGACCGGATGTGGGAGGCCGGGCTGCTGGACGAGGTCCGCGCCCTGGAGAAGCTGGGCCTGCGGGAGGGCCGGACGGCCTCCCGGGCGCTCGGCTACCAGCAGGTGCTGGCCCACTTCGCGGGGGAGTGCGGCGAGGAGGAGGCCCGCGTGGAGACGGTCAGGGCGACCAAGCGCTTCGCCCGCCGCCAGGAGTCCTGGTTCCGCCGCGACGACCGCATCCACTGGCTCTCCCGGCCGGCCGGCGCCGACCCGGCCGAGCTCCTGGCCCGCTCGCTCGAACTGATCCGGCCTCAGATCTGA
- the dapF gene encoding diaminopimelate epimerase encodes MSASTSAGLPFLKGHGTQNDFVIVPDPDGLLDLGPAAVARLCDRRAGIGGDGLLRVVRSAADPEAAALADRAEWFMDYRNSDGSIAEMCGNGVRVFAHYLVRAGLAKPGPLAVATRAGVRQVVVADGDSGEVTVDMGRALLPGPDGIEVMVGDRSWPARNVNMGNPHAVAFVEDLDQAGNLWTAPLTSPDGVYPEGVNVEFVVDRGPRHVAMRVHERGSGETRSCGTGACAVAVAAARREGIDPAVTGEPVTYTVDVPGGRLVIAEHPDGRVEMTGPAEIVAEGVIEPGLLSG; translated from the coding sequence GTGAGCGCATCCACCTCGGCCGGTCTCCCCTTCCTCAAGGGCCACGGCACCCAGAACGACTTCGTGATCGTCCCCGACCCGGACGGCCTGCTCGACCTCGGCCCGGCCGCGGTGGCCAGGCTGTGCGACCGCCGGGCGGGCATCGGCGGCGACGGCCTGCTGCGCGTGGTGCGCTCCGCCGCGGACCCGGAGGCAGCGGCCCTCGCGGACCGGGCCGAGTGGTTCATGGACTACCGCAACTCCGACGGATCGATCGCCGAGATGTGCGGTAACGGTGTCCGGGTCTTCGCCCACTACCTGGTCCGCGCCGGCCTGGCCAAGCCCGGACCGCTGGCGGTGGCCACCCGGGCGGGCGTCCGGCAGGTCGTGGTCGCCGACGGCGACTCGGGTGAGGTCACCGTGGACATGGGCCGGGCGCTGCTGCCGGGGCCGGACGGGATCGAGGTCATGGTCGGCGACCGCAGCTGGCCGGCTCGCAACGTCAACATGGGCAACCCGCACGCGGTCGCCTTCGTCGAGGACCTCGACCAGGCCGGGAACCTGTGGACCGCGCCGCTGACCAGCCCGGACGGGGTGTACCCGGAGGGCGTCAACGTCGAGTTCGTGGTGGACCGCGGGCCGCGGCACGTCGCCATGCGGGTGCACGAGCGCGGCTCCGGCGAGACCCGCTCCTGCGGTACGGGCGCCTGCGCGGTGGCCGTGGCCGCCGCCCGTCGCGAGGGGATCGACCCGGCCGTCACGGGCGAGCCGGTCACCTACACGGTGGACGTCCCGGGCGGCCGCCTGGTCATCGCGGAGCACCCGGACGGGCGGGTCGAGATGACCGGCCCGGCCGAGATCGTCGCCGAGGGCGTCATCGAGCCGGGCCTGCTGTCCGGCTGA
- a CDS encoding RelA/SpoT family protein yields MTIRPEASGRLAEAVPSETGPAAGAKRPLGRLNRAALGRAGRAALLATGRTPVPDAIEPVVEAHRRHHPQADLALLSRAYRTAEASHRGQTRKSGEPFITHPLAVTMILAQLGAGTTTLVASLLHDTVEDTEVTLDQVSAEFGPEVAYLVDGVTKLEKVDFGAAAEAETFRKMLVATGDDVRVMVIKLADRLHNMRTIRHMKPASRIRIAKVTRDVLIPLAERLGIQVLKAELEDIVFATLHPEEHARTRALVAAHEAEPDQLLQPFADALTRQLAEAGVTATVLVRPRHGVSLHRVLLKRTAAAGPDGLPQGLQPADFGRLLVVVEENADCYAVLGELHTCWTPLPGEFKDFVAAPKFNLYQSLHTAVSLSGGEVVEVLVRTRQMHRVAEFGVVALGDPHQPGGQQSDELDRTDPARPGWLSRLLEWQQETPDPDTFWSALTADLSDDREITAVTEDGETLQLPAGASCVDAAYLLGEETGHRCLGARVNGRLVALSTALGDGDVVAVLTEQGGQAEPGAEPSGPSPEWLEHVRTPRARLAIERWLADHPETGPGPDDEETGPSGAHPLPAASPATRRGESPVAVAGRPGALVRLARCCTPVPPDAVTGFVIRGGAVAVHRTGCPDGEQMRAAGRGPVELAWVAGACPPCGYRVTLQAEALNRPRLLADLTAVMSAEGIGIISASVEPPEELRVRHTYTIELPTAETLPAVMRAMLRVSGVYDVCRPGFRSGNGDDPVTSGMRPSKGIHGRSVVFTGGRSAGVDRGPQG; encoded by the coding sequence ATGACCATCCGCCCCGAGGCGAGCGGGCGACTAGCGGAAGCCGTCCCGTCCGAGACCGGTCCTGCTGCCGGGGCCAAGCGCCCGCTGGGCCGGCTGAACCGCGCCGCGCTCGGCCGGGCCGGCCGGGCGGCGCTGCTGGCCACCGGCCGTACGCCCGTACCCGACGCCATCGAGCCCGTCGTCGAGGCCCACCGGCGCCACCACCCGCAGGCCGACCTCGCGCTGCTCAGCCGCGCCTACCGCACCGCCGAGGCCAGCCACCGCGGGCAGACCCGCAAGAGCGGCGAGCCGTTCATCACCCACCCGCTCGCGGTGACCATGATCCTCGCCCAACTGGGCGCCGGCACGACCACCTTGGTGGCCTCGCTGCTCCACGACACCGTCGAGGACACCGAGGTGACGCTGGACCAGGTCAGCGCGGAGTTCGGCCCCGAGGTGGCGTACCTGGTCGACGGCGTCACCAAGTTGGAGAAGGTCGACTTCGGTGCGGCCGCCGAGGCCGAGACCTTCCGCAAGATGCTGGTCGCCACCGGGGACGACGTCCGGGTCATGGTGATCAAACTCGCCGACCGGCTGCACAACATGCGGACGATCCGTCACATGAAGCCCGCCAGCCGGATCCGGATCGCCAAGGTCACCCGGGACGTGCTGATCCCGCTCGCCGAGCGGCTCGGCATCCAGGTGCTCAAGGCCGAGCTGGAGGACATCGTCTTCGCCACCCTCCACCCGGAGGAGCACGCCCGTACCCGTGCGCTGGTCGCCGCCCACGAGGCCGAGCCCGACCAGCTGCTCCAGCCCTTCGCGGACGCGCTCACCCGGCAGCTCGCCGAGGCCGGGGTCACCGCCACCGTGCTGGTCCGGCCCCGGCACGGGGTCTCGCTGCACCGGGTGCTGCTCAAGCGCACCGCCGCGGCCGGGCCCGACGGCCTCCCACAGGGCCTGCAGCCCGCCGACTTCGGCCGCCTGCTGGTGGTCGTCGAGGAGAACGCCGACTGCTACGCCGTCCTCGGCGAGCTGCACACCTGCTGGACCCCGCTGCCGGGCGAGTTCAAGGACTTCGTCGCCGCGCCCAAGTTCAATCTGTACCAGTCGCTGCACACCGCCGTCTCGCTCTCCGGCGGCGAGGTGGTCGAGGTGCTGGTGCGGACGCGGCAGATGCACCGGGTGGCCGAGTTCGGCGTGGTCGCCCTCGGCGACCCGCACCAGCCGGGAGGACAGCAGAGCGACGAACTCGACCGGACCGACCCGGCCCGCCCCGGTTGGCTCAGCCGCCTGCTGGAGTGGCAGCAGGAGACGCCCGACCCGGACACCTTCTGGTCCGCCCTCACCGCGGACCTCTCCGACGACCGCGAGATCACCGCCGTCACCGAGGACGGCGAGACCCTGCAGCTGCCCGCCGGGGCGAGCTGTGTGGACGCCGCCTACCTGCTCGGTGAGGAGACCGGCCACCGATGTCTCGGCGCTCGGGTCAACGGACGCCTGGTCGCGCTCTCCACCGCCCTCGGCGACGGCGACGTGGTGGCCGTCCTCACCGAGCAGGGCGGCCAGGCCGAGCCCGGCGCCGAGCCCTCGGGGCCGTCCCCCGAGTGGCTGGAGCACGTCCGGACGCCGCGTGCCCGGCTCGCCATCGAACGCTGGCTGGCGGACCACCCGGAAACAGGGCCGGGCCCCGATGACGAGGAGACCGGTCCGTCCGGCGCCCACCCCCTGCCGGCCGCCTCGCCGGCCACCCGGCGCGGTGAATCCCCGGTGGCCGTGGCGGGCCGGCCGGGTGCGCTCGTCCGGCTGGCCCGCTGCTGCACGCCCGTACCCCCGGACGCCGTCACCGGCTTCGTGATCAGGGGCGGCGCCGTCGCGGTGCACCGTACGGGCTGCCCCGACGGGGAGCAGATGCGCGCGGCCGGGCGAGGCCCGGTCGAGCTGGCCTGGGTCGCCGGGGCCTGCCCCCCGTGCGGGTACCGCGTCACCCTGCAGGCCGAGGCGCTCAACCGCCCCCGGCTGCTGGCGGACCTGACGGCTGTGATGTCCGCCGAGGGCATCGGCATCATCTCGGCCTCCGTCGAGCCGCCGGAGGAGCTCCGGGTGCGGCACACCTACACCATCGAGCTCCCCACGGCGGAGACGCTGCCTGCGGTGATGCGCGCCATGCTGCGGGTCTCCGGGGTGTACGACGTGTGCCGTCCGGGCTTCCGCAGCGGAAATGGGGATGACCCGGTCACGTCGGGCATGCGACCATCGAAGGGAATTCACGGCCGGTCCGTGGTGTTCACCGGAGGCAGAAGCGCCGGTGTCGACCGCGGCCCACAGGGGTAG
- the hflX gene encoding GTPase HflX, producing the protein MTSTFDSRSTSSESARRLADLRAEALMDEDLAAIDEDLDQHFDGEQYDRSDRAALRRVAGLSTELEDITEVEYRQLRLERVVLVGVWTDGTAEEAENSLAELAALAETAGSQVLDGVIQRRDKPDAATYIGSGKAKELRDIVAATGADTVVCDGELTPGQLIHLEDVVKVKVVDRTALILDIFAQHAKSREGKAQVSLAQMQYMLPRLRGWGQSLSRQMGGGGSGSSGGGMATRGPGETKIETDRRRIREKMAKLRREIADMKKGRDTKRQERKRHQVPSVAIAGYTNAGKSSLLNRLTGAGVLVENALFATLDPTVRRAQTPSGRLYTLADTVGFVRHLPHHLVEAFRSTMEEVADADLILHVVDGSHPEPETQLAAVREVIVSVEAQNVPEIVVINKADAADPHVLQRLLRREPHAIVVSARTGQGMDELLKLIDDELPRPAIEVLALVPYTRGDLVSRVHAEGELLSTEHTGDGTLLRAKVPAELASELERFTVVTQG; encoded by the coding sequence ATGACCTCCACGTTCGACAGCCGCAGCACTTCCAGCGAGTCCGCCCGGCGACTCGCGGACCTCAGGGCGGAAGCCCTCATGGACGAGGACCTCGCGGCGATCGACGAGGACCTCGACCAGCACTTCGACGGCGAGCAGTACGACCGCAGCGACCGCGCGGCCCTCCGCCGTGTTGCCGGCCTCTCGACCGAGCTCGAGGACATCACCGAGGTCGAGTACCGCCAGCTCCGCCTGGAGCGCGTGGTGCTCGTCGGTGTATGGACGGACGGCACGGCCGAGGAGGCCGAGAACTCCCTCGCCGAGCTCGCCGCGCTGGCCGAGACCGCCGGCTCCCAGGTGCTCGACGGCGTGATCCAGCGCCGTGACAAGCCCGACGCCGCCACCTACATCGGCTCCGGCAAGGCGAAGGAGCTTCGCGACATCGTCGCGGCGACCGGTGCCGACACCGTGGTCTGCGACGGTGAGCTCACCCCGGGCCAGCTGATCCACCTCGAGGATGTCGTCAAGGTGAAGGTCGTCGACCGGACGGCCCTGATCCTGGACATCTTCGCCCAGCACGCCAAGTCCCGAGAGGGCAAGGCGCAGGTCTCGCTGGCGCAGATGCAGTACATGCTTCCCCGGCTGCGAGGCTGGGGCCAGTCGCTCTCCCGGCAGATGGGTGGTGGTGGCTCCGGCTCGTCCGGCGGCGGTATGGCCACCCGTGGTCCCGGTGAGACGAAGATCGAGACCGACCGTCGTCGGATCCGCGAGAAGATGGCGAAGCTCCGCAGGGAGATCGCCGACATGAAGAAGGGCCGGGACACCAAGCGCCAGGAGCGCAAGCGTCACCAGGTCCCCTCCGTGGCCATCGCGGGTTACACCAACGCCGGCAAGTCCTCCCTGCTCAACCGGCTCACCGGCGCGGGCGTGCTGGTGGAGAACGCGCTGTTCGCCACCCTGGACCCGACCGTGCGCCGGGCGCAGACCCCGAGTGGCCGGCTCTACACCCTGGCCGACACCGTCGGCTTCGTCCGGCACCTGCCGCACCACCTGGTCGAGGCCTTCCGCTCGACCATGGAGGAGGTCGCCGACGCGGACCTCATCCTGCACGTGGTGGACGGCTCGCACCCCGAGCCGGAGACGCAGCTGGCCGCCGTGCGCGAGGTGATCGTCTCGGTCGAGGCACAGAACGTGCCGGAGATCGTGGTGATCAACAAGGCCGACGCCGCCGATCCGCACGTGCTGCAGCGCCTGCTGCGCCGTGAGCCGCACGCCATCGTGGTCTCCGCCCGCACCGGGCAGGGCATGGACGAGCTGCTCAAGCTGATCGACGACGAGCTGCCGCGTCCGGCGATCGAGGTCCTGGCCCTGGTCCCGTACACCCGGGGCGACCTGGTCTCCCGGGTGCACGCCGAGGGCGAGCTGCTCTCCACCGAGCACACCGGCGACGGCACACTGCTGCGCGCCAAGGTGCCCGCCGAGCTGGCCTCCGAGCTGGAGCGCTTCACGGTCGTCACCCAGGGCTGA
- a CDS encoding trypsin-like serine peptidase, whose product MPSDARTAPIRRTAGPAAAVLTVLALAATACGPEDDTSPKAAPPASATASPSSKAGLSLPKSLKDLNLQDLKNWSLSDWSKWADAHGFKNDLVKGFWDLTRMEGAKGMDPQEAGIQSTTTAPENDPQPSVITAKPQQHPYSASTAVLGKIFMTVDADTGAVCSGTVVSDPAHPGRSNLVWTAAHCLHEGKGGDWFKKISFVPSFNRAGAASGGKRATEAQLAPYGSWAADYAVVSPQWVEEGGHKGGPASQYDFGVIRVHSESGDGRSLEETVGSSVPVWFNAPRDQITSAFAYGYPQAAPFDGRELEHCDSTVKPARLSFDASRPSMYNIGCTMTGGSSGGGWFVNRGGKPALISNNSIGPRPAAWMAGPALGAQAKQMFDYISQKKD is encoded by the coding sequence ATGCCATCTGACGCCCGCACAGCACCGATCCGCCGCACGGCCGGTCCGGCCGCCGCTGTGCTCACCGTCCTCGCTCTGGCCGCGACCGCCTGCGGCCCCGAGGACGACACCTCTCCGAAGGCGGCCCCGCCCGCGAGTGCCACCGCCTCGCCGAGCAGCAAGGCCGGCCTCAGCCTGCCGAAGAGCCTGAAGGACCTCAACCTGCAGGACCTGAAGAACTGGAGCCTGTCCGACTGGTCCAAGTGGGCCGACGCGCACGGTTTCAAGAACGACCTGGTCAAGGGCTTCTGGGACCTCACCAGGATGGAGGGCGCCAAGGGCATGGACCCGCAGGAGGCGGGCATCCAGTCCACCACCACGGCTCCGGAGAACGACCCCCAGCCGAGCGTCATCACCGCCAAGCCGCAGCAGCACCCGTACAGCGCGAGCACCGCGGTGCTCGGCAAGATCTTCATGACCGTCGACGCGGACACCGGCGCCGTCTGCTCGGGCACCGTGGTCAGCGACCCGGCCCACCCGGGCAGGAGCAACCTGGTCTGGACGGCCGCGCACTGCCTGCACGAGGGCAAGGGCGGCGACTGGTTCAAGAAGATCAGCTTCGTCCCGTCGTTCAACCGCGCGGGCGCCGCCAGCGGGGGCAAGCGCGCCACCGAGGCGCAGCTCGCCCCGTACGGCAGCTGGGCCGCCGACTACGCCGTCGTCTCGCCGCAGTGGGTCGAGGAGGGCGGCCACAAGGGCGGCCCGGCCAGCCAGTACGACTTCGGCGTGATCCGGGTGCACTCCGAGAGCGGCGACGGCCGCTCGCTGGAGGAGACCGTGGGCAGCTCGGTGCCGGTCTGGTTCAACGCCCCGCGGGACCAGATCACCTCGGCCTTCGCGTACGGCTACCCGCAGGCCGCGCCGTTCGACGGCCGCGAGCTCGAGCACTGCGACTCGACGGTCAAGCCCGCCCGGCTCTCCTTCGACGCGAGCCGCCCGTCGATGTACAACATCGGCTGCACCATGACCGGTGGCTCCAGCGGCGGCGGCTGGTTCGTCAACCGCGGCGGCAAGCCCGCACTGATCAGCAACAACTCGATCGGCCCGCGTCCGGCGGCCTGGATGGCGGGCCCGGCGCTCGGCGCCCAGGCGAAGCAGATGTTCGACTACATCAGCCAGAAGAAGGACTGA